A portion of the Acidisarcina polymorpha genome contains these proteins:
- a CDS encoding glycosyltransferase family 4 protein has protein sequence MNNRLDETASGGGIKPSARLSKKDRKRILIIGIGAPFGGVESYILGLVDLFGEKAQLFALCGLPELAARLRRANVKVFRIPVVRSPGGSLILFQLSNLVRLIVAFAILPVLVLRYRIDIVQVNGYYESLLVLPARLLGCAIVRTSHSSSEIDRYRWYREPTKYFPRLAAMHLLKLATKVICVSEAVGKDVLQNVPADKVVVIPNWVPEVPVAKTEPESLSPPIKLLYVGRLEQYKGLHLLLEAIRGMKGLHLTVVGVGSYREELERLAQGLDVEFKGFCANTAPFYEEADIFINPSLGPEGLPIVSLESMAHGLPCIFSALPVHREISDNGVASLLFQVGDANDLRAKLLRLVEDQSMRRSLSQRARNIIHERYSPDAARRAYTRAFELREEYST, from the coding sequence ATGAACAATAGACTCGATGAAACTGCGTCCGGCGGCGGAATAAAGCCCTCAGCCCGATTAAGCAAAAAAGACCGCAAACGTATCTTGATCATCGGTATTGGAGCTCCATTCGGAGGAGTCGAAAGTTACATTCTCGGCCTGGTCGATCTTTTCGGAGAGAAGGCACAACTGTTTGCCTTATGCGGCCTTCCAGAACTAGCTGCCCGTTTACGTCGAGCCAATGTGAAGGTCTTCCGCATACCTGTTGTTAGAAGTCCTGGCGGGAGCCTCATACTCTTCCAACTGAGCAATCTCGTTCGTTTAATCGTGGCGTTCGCCATTCTTCCAGTACTAGTCCTCCGGTACAGAATTGACATAGTTCAGGTGAACGGCTACTACGAATCGCTGTTGGTGCTACCCGCCAGACTTCTAGGATGCGCCATTGTCAGGACGTCGCATAGCTCTTCAGAAATTGATCGCTACCGTTGGTACCGCGAACCTACCAAGTATTTCCCTCGTCTGGCCGCTATGCACCTATTGAAGCTGGCTACCAAGGTGATTTGCGTTTCCGAAGCCGTTGGTAAAGACGTCTTGCAAAATGTTCCTGCGGATAAGGTCGTAGTCATTCCAAACTGGGTTCCAGAAGTGCCCGTTGCCAAGACCGAACCTGAGTCATTATCGCCACCGATAAAGTTACTGTATGTCGGACGACTGGAACAGTACAAAGGGCTTCATCTCCTGCTTGAAGCAATCCGCGGCATGAAGGGTCTACACCTCACAGTCGTCGGCGTCGGAAGCTATCGCGAGGAGCTGGAAAGACTCGCCCAAGGTCTTGACGTCGAGTTCAAAGGCTTCTGTGCAAATACCGCCCCGTTTTATGAAGAAGCAGACATATTCATTAATCCCTCACTAGGGCCGGAGGGGTTACCAATTGTGTCGCTCGAGTCAATGGCCCACGGTTTGCCGTGCATCTTCAGTGCGCTGCCGGTGCATAGGGAAATATCCGACAATGGAGTCGCCTCGTTGCTTTTTCAGGTTGGCGACGCCAACGACCTACGCGCGAAGTTGCTCCGGCTGGTAGAGGATCAGAGTATGCGTAGATCGCTATCGCAGCGAGCGCGCAATATCATCCATGAGCGTTACAGCCCCGATGCGGCTCGTAGGGCCTACACACGTGCATTCGAGCTTAGGGAAGAATACTCGACATAA
- a CDS encoding glycosyltransferase family 4 protein gives MPRTATSKAQPSVLLVGNYLPDGQQSMQRYAELLYGELLSQGVSVQLVRPEAVFGRWATKYRQASKLLANIDKYVVFPLRLRVLSRRYDVVHICDHSNAFYLHQVSRASCLITCHDLFSIKGELGHYPQMQGASSLQYRRRIAWTLSSIRASRNVVCVSDKTRDDLEALLQGGPTRLVTIPHPLNRDFADMSEEQIRTTLARVNPAISTKYFVHVGGNQWYKNRAGVIRIFRGLQKLPQFRDAQLVMAGKPWTTEMRSLCSDTTTQDVLEVINPSNEEVQALYSGAMALLFPSLYEGFGWPILEAQACKCPVVTSDRAPMTEIAGASAIFIDPENPEAAASKVGLELGRRSSLIRAGLENLERFGKESIIARYCDLYQEIASGV, from the coding sequence ATGCCACGCACAGCTACCTCAAAGGCGCAGCCAAGTGTTCTACTCGTCGGGAACTATCTCCCCGATGGCCAGCAGAGCATGCAGCGCTATGCTGAATTGTTGTACGGCGAGCTCTTATCCCAAGGAGTCTCCGTCCAATTGGTGCGGCCGGAGGCTGTCTTCGGTCGGTGGGCTACGAAGTACAGGCAGGCATCCAAGCTTTTGGCCAACATCGACAAATATGTTGTATTCCCTCTGCGCCTACGGGTGCTCAGTAGGAGATACGATGTAGTCCATATTTGTGACCACTCGAACGCGTTCTATCTGCACCAGGTGTCTCGAGCGTCCTGCCTCATCACCTGTCACGATCTATTCTCTATCAAAGGCGAGTTAGGTCATTACCCGCAGATGCAGGGAGCCTCCAGCTTACAGTATCGCCGGCGCATTGCTTGGACCCTTTCGTCGATTCGGGCCAGCCGCAATGTAGTCTGCGTGTCGGACAAGACGAGAGATGATCTCGAGGCTCTTCTTCAAGGGGGGCCTACGCGTCTTGTGACGATACCGCATCCTTTGAATCGTGACTTCGCGGATATGTCAGAGGAGCAGATCCGGACTACGCTAGCGAGAGTGAACCCGGCTATCAGTACAAAGTATTTTGTTCACGTGGGCGGCAATCAGTGGTACAAGAATCGGGCAGGTGTGATCCGTATCTTCCGGGGACTTCAGAAGCTGCCTCAATTCAGAGACGCTCAGTTGGTAATGGCTGGGAAGCCGTGGACCACAGAAATGCGGTCTCTTTGTTCAGACACCACAACTCAGGACGTACTTGAAGTAATAAATCCAAGTAATGAAGAGGTGCAAGCTCTGTACTCCGGCGCCATGGCACTTCTGTTTCCGTCCCTCTACGAGGGGTTCGGATGGCCTATCTTGGAGGCACAAGCTTGTAAGTGTCCGGTTGTCACCTCGGATCGCGCACCGATGACGGAGATCGCGGGAGCCTCTGCGATCTTCATCGACCCTGAGAACCCCGAGGCTGCAGCAAGTAAGGTAGGCTTGGAGTTGGGCCGGCGTAGTAGCTTGATACGTGCTGGTCTGGAGAATCTAGAAAGGTTTGGCAAAGAGAGTATTATCGCCAGATATTGTGATCTCTATCAGGAAATTGCTTCAGGAGTGTAG
- a CDS encoding glycosyltransferase family 2 protein has protein sequence MTQAPLVSAVIPTRFRPHLVCRAVRSALAQTMANLEVIVVVDGPDPETVAALKEFHDERLRVIALECNEGGSEARNIAVRQAHSEWIALLDDDDEWYPTKVEKQLAVAEGMPKGRTVVTCQYFDFQGSSNLLRPRRFPKPNQAISDFLYSEVSLLGTIEGFPQTSTWLVSREFLLEVPFAKGLKRNQDTDWLLRALRLPDVSMALVDEPLSIFYNEKKRVRITQALDWRDSYQWAMGNRNLFTPRALSSFLAVMCMNHAGKHGIQWGVFCTLLKDCRRYGRVTPKVLWLLVLYGLVYPKMRAFISSERRTALLYHSSAPGASGD, from the coding sequence ATGACCCAAGCACCCCTGGTCAGTGCGGTGATTCCAACGCGGTTTCGTCCCCACTTGGTTTGCCGTGCTGTACGCAGCGCTCTTGCACAGACTATGGCTAACCTGGAAGTGATTGTCGTCGTAGACGGGCCGGATCCGGAGACGGTTGCGGCCCTCAAGGAGTTCCACGACGAGAGACTTCGTGTGATCGCGCTCGAGTGCAATGAAGGTGGCTCCGAAGCACGCAACATTGCAGTGCGACAAGCTCACAGTGAATGGATTGCGTTGTTGGACGATGATGACGAATGGTATCCGACCAAAGTTGAAAAGCAGCTAGCAGTTGCCGAGGGCATGCCCAAGGGACGGACGGTTGTGACCTGTCAATATTTCGACTTCCAGGGATCTTCGAATCTGCTGCGCCCGCGTCGCTTTCCTAAGCCCAACCAAGCGATTAGTGACTTCTTGTACTCAGAGGTCTCTCTCCTCGGCACAATCGAGGGATTTCCGCAAACATCCACGTGGCTTGTCTCTCGAGAGTTTCTGCTAGAGGTACCATTTGCCAAGGGGCTTAAGCGCAATCAAGACACAGATTGGCTCCTACGCGCTCTCCGTCTGCCGGACGTCAGCATGGCCCTAGTAGATGAACCACTGAGCATCTTCTACAACGAGAAAAAGCGCGTACGAATCACTCAAGCGCTTGATTGGAGAGATTCATATCAATGGGCGATGGGGAACAGGAACTTGTTCACTCCCCGCGCTCTCTCGTCCTTCCTCGCGGTGATGTGCATGAACCACGCGGGAAAGCACGGTATCCAATGGGGTGTATTCTGCACTCTTCTAAAAGATTGCCGGAGATATGGTCGGGTTACCCCAAAGGTTCTTTGGCTCCTTGTACTCTACGGGCTGGTCTACCCGAAGATGCGCGCCTTTATCTCGTCGGAACGGCGGACCGCCCTCCTGTATCACTCGAGCGCTCCGGGTGCATCAGGGGATTAA
- a CDS encoding polysaccharide biosynthesis/export family protein has protein sequence MRTLKLCLLVLFIASTMCYAQNESLLIGPGDVLHVQFYDTPDMEQHPRVSDAGDISLLFLGQIHVAGLSATQAARAIEAAFAAHKIMRQPQVILNVETYATQAVTVTGQVHTPGAYPISTPRSVVDVLTLAGGLSDDADRNITIERRGTKEKIPYFLSNHADRALDTSVMVNPGDTIIVPKAGLVYVLGDVSRPGGYVLDSNNDAKLTVLQMVAVAGGTLNSAVPSHTRLLRKKPDGSYEQTPVPLGDMQKGKAADVAMQANDVLFVPFSYLRNFLTSGASGVMASTSGAAIYHF, from the coding sequence ATGCGAACGCTTAAACTTTGTCTACTGGTGCTGTTCATTGCATCGACCATGTGCTATGCACAAAACGAAAGCCTGTTGATTGGACCTGGAGACGTTTTGCACGTCCAGTTCTACGATACTCCCGATATGGAGCAACATCCTCGGGTCTCTGACGCTGGCGACATCAGCCTGCTCTTTCTCGGTCAGATTCATGTGGCTGGGTTGAGCGCCACGCAAGCGGCTCGCGCCATTGAAGCGGCATTCGCGGCGCACAAGATAATGAGGCAGCCTCAAGTCATCCTCAATGTTGAAACGTATGCCACACAAGCCGTCACGGTGACCGGGCAGGTTCATACCCCTGGCGCCTACCCTATCTCAACACCCCGCTCGGTAGTTGATGTTTTGACTCTCGCAGGCGGGCTCTCAGATGATGCCGACCGTAATATCACCATTGAGCGACGCGGAACGAAGGAGAAGATACCTTACTTCCTCTCAAACCATGCGGATCGCGCTCTGGACACTTCCGTGATGGTTAACCCCGGGGATACGATCATTGTGCCGAAGGCGGGGCTCGTCTACGTTCTTGGCGACGTGAGCCGGCCGGGAGGGTATGTTTTAGATAGCAATAACGATGCTAAGCTAACCGTTCTTCAGATGGTTGCCGTTGCGGGGGGCACTTTGAATAGTGCGGTTCCATCACACACACGCCTTCTTAGGAAGAAGCCTGATGGTAGTTATGAACAAACTCCAGTACCTCTCGGTGATATGCAGAAGGGGAAGGCAGCTGATGTTGCCATGCAGGCTAATGACGTTCTCTTCGTTCCCTTCAGTTACTTGCGCAATTTTTTGACCAGCGGTGCTTCTGGGGTCATGGCGTCCACATCTGGTGCGGCGATCTACCACTTCTGA
- a CDS encoding GumC family protein has translation MKTLPSPQSIYTPIPETPLTISDMGALVVRRRAIIAGVTFAFLAIASLYCLLSTRRYMATGTIQIQKDSSDALRLESMMQGGAADEDALDENITLQTQTNILQSDSLALRVIEDLHLDKTPDFESKFNPIDMVLGIFSPGGASDPPGASLQQSPGRMSHALKVFSKNLTVTPVVGTRLIQISYVSSDRKLAESVVNALAQDLTNFSFETRYKATAQTSQWLTSQMADLRKQSEALQAKVADLQKEAGVYTVGDGGPDGKTQAYSSDINRLELATTALSGAESNRILTGAVEQIVKTGDPELISGLAGSPMLGAASSGVASSLSLIQGLRSQEAVLQGQMAEYSSKFSPDYPKLVDMKSNLQVIQAAIASEVARMGARAENDFKVAKTAEAQSQMSYKALKKRADALNDKTIEYELTRQEATDSRTLYVSLLGRLKEAGLLEGLRSTNVSVVDPGRSPAKPTKPNIPLFLGGGLASGLFLGFCAALLFDTTDTKIQDLDELELMLGGVPIGILPAFDRPATFLRLTSSSGLDRIDAVDPVTRNVIALQQPNSGYVEALRAIRTSLYLSKGGSPPQVVLITSSIEGEGKSTLAANFAVLLARQGKKVLLVDGDLRRPKLHTTFDVAMEGGLSSILSGSSSEKDSSQYSAPVTSLPNLKLLVAGAPPTEPTDLLSSTRMLEALAAWRREYSFVIIDAAPVLSATDSVILSGLVDTTLLLGRYKYTDRQLLARSYRLLQMHGGSPTGIVLNGIEREAEKRYSCYGYSGSDLVTQRKGGEHANA, from the coding sequence GTGAAGACTCTTCCAAGTCCGCAAAGTATTTACACTCCTATACCCGAGACTCCCCTTACCATCAGTGACATGGGAGCCTTAGTCGTGCGCCGTCGTGCGATCATCGCCGGTGTAACCTTCGCGTTTTTGGCCATAGCCAGTCTCTACTGCCTGCTGAGTACCCGGCGATACATGGCAACAGGTACGATCCAGATCCAGAAGGATTCATCAGATGCCCTACGCCTCGAAAGCATGATGCAAGGCGGCGCAGCCGACGAAGATGCGCTTGATGAGAACATTACGCTTCAGACTCAGACAAATATCCTTCAGTCGGACAGTCTGGCCTTGCGCGTCATCGAAGACCTACACCTGGATAAGACGCCGGACTTCGAATCCAAGTTCAACCCTATCGACATGGTTTTGGGCATCTTTTCACCCGGTGGTGCGTCCGACCCTCCCGGTGCATCCTTGCAGCAATCCCCTGGTCGAATGTCTCATGCGCTGAAAGTCTTCAGCAAGAATTTAACGGTTACACCTGTAGTGGGTACCCGTCTTATCCAGATAAGCTACGTTAGTTCAGATCGAAAGCTCGCCGAATCGGTTGTTAACGCTCTTGCGCAAGATCTGACCAACTTCTCCTTTGAGACACGCTATAAGGCAACGGCCCAGACGTCGCAGTGGCTGACAAGCCAGATGGCAGATTTAAGGAAGCAAAGCGAAGCACTACAGGCGAAGGTTGCCGACCTGCAGAAGGAAGCGGGCGTCTACACCGTGGGTGACGGCGGGCCAGACGGTAAGACGCAGGCATACAGCAGCGACATCAACAGGTTGGAGCTAGCTACTACTGCTCTGAGCGGGGCAGAGTCAAACCGCATCCTAACTGGCGCGGTTGAGCAGATCGTGAAGACGGGCGATCCGGAGCTAATCTCGGGTCTTGCCGGTAGTCCTATGCTCGGTGCCGCCTCTTCCGGAGTGGCAAGTTCCCTGAGCTTGATTCAGGGGCTACGATCACAGGAGGCAGTGCTACAGGGTCAGATGGCTGAGTATTCCTCTAAGTTCAGCCCTGACTACCCAAAACTAGTCGACATGAAAAGTAACCTGCAAGTGATACAAGCGGCGATCGCCTCGGAGGTGGCGCGGATGGGAGCGCGCGCTGAGAACGATTTTAAAGTAGCCAAAACGGCCGAGGCCCAGAGCCAGATGTCCTACAAAGCGCTAAAAAAGCGAGCAGACGCGCTCAACGATAAAACCATCGAATACGAACTGACTCGACAGGAAGCTACGGACAGCCGAACCCTCTACGTTAGCCTGTTGGGCAGGTTGAAGGAGGCAGGTTTACTTGAGGGACTGCGCTCCACTAATGTAAGTGTCGTCGATCCGGGCCGATCGCCTGCCAAGCCCACCAAGCCCAACATCCCACTCTTCCTCGGCGGAGGACTGGCATCCGGCTTATTCCTTGGTTTCTGCGCAGCCTTGCTCTTCGACACTACGGACACCAAGATTCAGGACCTAGATGAACTTGAGTTGATGTTAGGCGGGGTTCCTATAGGCATCCTCCCGGCTTTCGACCGGCCGGCAACCTTTCTTCGGTTGACCTCCTCATCTGGTCTCGACCGAATTGATGCGGTTGATCCAGTTACTAGGAATGTCATCGCACTTCAACAGCCTAATAGCGGCTATGTGGAGGCGCTCAGGGCGATTCGAACTTCTCTATACCTATCCAAAGGCGGCTCTCCACCACAAGTCGTGCTAATCACCAGCTCGATTGAAGGCGAAGGAAAGAGCACGCTTGCAGCGAACTTCGCTGTCCTGCTGGCGAGGCAAGGCAAAAAGGTCCTACTGGTGGATGGTGATCTGAGGCGCCCGAAACTACACACAACATTTGATGTCGCGATGGAGGGCGGACTCAGTTCTATCCTTTCAGGAAGCTCAAGCGAAAAGGACTCATCGCAGTACTCTGCTCCGGTTACCTCCCTGCCAAACCTTAAGTTACTGGTCGCAGGCGCCCCTCCTACCGAACCGACCGACCTGCTAAGTTCAACTCGGATGTTAGAAGCCCTCGCGGCTTGGAGGCGGGAATACTCGTTTGTAATCATCGACGCCGCACCCGTTTTATCTGCGACTGACTCGGTCATTCTAAGCGGCCTCGTCGATACGACCCTGTTGCTTGGGCGCTATAAATACACGGATCGCCAGTTGCTTGCCCGAAGCTACCGTCTCCTGCAGATGCACGGCGGATCACCGACGGGCATCGTCCTAAACGGGATCGAGAGGGAGGCAGAAAAGCGATATAGCTGCTATGGATATTCCGGTTCGGACCTAGTTACTCAGCGAAAGGGAGGGGAACATGCGAACGCTTAA
- a CDS encoding LuxR C-terminal-related transcriptional regulator yields MPSRPVRSEVTFQSPSEIHASRRALIVDRDSMSSQLLADALVRNRKFEASPILSSELLKRMAVREIGLIVIGAELKSGTTSGLSLADLVSRTYPHTSIVILLDQVSRTSVISAFRAGARGVFSRQQPMTEFLECIDCVRKGVIWAGKSESSILLEAFRNIPAPVLSAAGSVHTLTMRELQVVQKAAQGKTNRTIAQELSLSEHTVKNYLFRAFEKLGVSSRIELLFYLTIRGHTFGEHAAGASSSAAPTVEERPGHMLSNPGLVGQPV; encoded by the coding sequence TTTCCAAAGCCCTTCAGAAATTCATGCCAGTCGACGAGCCTTAATAGTAGATCGTGATTCGATGAGCAGCCAGTTACTTGCCGACGCTCTCGTCCGAAACCGCAAGTTCGAAGCGAGCCCAATACTTTCCTCCGAACTACTCAAGCGAATGGCAGTCCGCGAAATTGGCCTTATAGTCATTGGTGCGGAATTAAAGTCAGGCACCACCAGCGGTCTCTCTCTTGCAGATCTCGTATCTCGTACCTACCCGCACACTAGCATCGTAATCCTGCTGGATCAGGTATCCCGCACATCCGTAATTAGCGCCTTTCGAGCTGGAGCACGCGGGGTCTTCTCTCGCCAGCAGCCTATGACCGAGTTTCTTGAGTGCATTGATTGTGTAAGAAAGGGAGTTATTTGGGCAGGAAAGTCTGAATCAAGCATTTTGCTTGAAGCCTTTCGTAATATTCCGGCCCCCGTTCTCTCTGCGGCGGGCAGTGTACACACTCTCACGATGCGGGAGTTGCAGGTTGTTCAGAAGGCCGCGCAAGGTAAGACCAATCGTACTATTGCCCAAGAACTAAGCCTAAGCGAACACACCGTTAAGAATTACCTATTCCGGGCGTTCGAGAAGTTGGGGGTATCTAGTCGAATCGAGCTATTGTTCTACTTAACTATTAGAGGTCACACATTCGGGGAGCACGCCGCGGGTGCGAGTTCCTCAGCAGCACCTACTGTTGAAGAACGTCCCGGGCACATGTTGTCTAATCCTGGTTTAGTAGGCCAGCCGGTCTAA